One window of the Panulirus ornatus isolate Po-2019 chromosome 47, ASM3632096v1, whole genome shotgun sequence genome contains the following:
- the Rgl gene encoding ral guanine nucleotide dissociation stimulator-like 1 isoform X1 — protein MTHVSTLKIYINDLDLTSIKGDDEEEEEEEVEQYYVRCEPQSTWYIYEELEAPTWRLWGEEKCEGAIYTVYLKKVRYHHPSRSITQESDDDEISHLEWETVRVRFLKAGTLEKLIESLASDTGELESTFVNVFLATYRTFSSTKQVLNLILDRYLALDSSNNKINVAPHLREDHKKALRLTLQVWLDGYPEDFRVPPAFACLHQLWEFTKTHLPDSDLHIKVGYKLEKMKREEEMKGSPMLEKILSCEEMRVHCSSPMSNGNHQPYEFLDIPESTFAQQLTRMDTVLFKGVIAHQCLGSVWSRRDRGRGDAAATVTATIDQFNAVSFRVQSTILVDTELKPSQRARLIVKWIDIAQELRMHKNFSSLKAIISGLQSNPIYRLKKTWGAVIKDKAELFEELARIFSEENNQLNQRELLMKEGTAKHAQTAHANDRHLPKALEKLAINPLATSYGTIPYLGTFLTDLTMIDTAIQDTVANGLINFDKKRKEFEVLAQIRLLQGAANAYKIERDEMFERWWDSVLVLDDKEAWRLSCQIEPQGSSAQSSTREGRIRKRAQFGHRKNDSIASTSSGSSSSQFLFDNDSLTSPASHNDSCSLERKMSTSSSSSSLPSLDVSVHSGGTTASGRTPERISNTLQQPPKSSPYITPDFYIIRVSIESSAHEIEGVNLYKSIMLSNSERTVSVIRKAMEKHGFEGNPEDYTLAQFLPDGEMLLPASANVYYAINTQYDLNFVLRRRRHGDENTIIRRNPAKDHKVRKKLLVT, from the exons GCGCCGACGTGGCGACTATGGGGCGAGGAAAAATGCGAAGGCGCCATCTACACCGTGTACTTGAAGAAGGTCCGCTACCACCACCCCTCAAGGAGTATAACACAG GAGTCTGACGATGATGAAATCTCTCACCTAGAATGGGAAACAGTACGGGTGCGGTTCCTCAAGGCTGGGACTCTTGAAAAATTGATAGAATCCTTAGCATCTGACACGGGGGAACTCGAGTCTACCTTTGTTAATGTGTTCCTCGCTACATACCGCACTTTCTCCTCTACTAAACAAGTCTTAAATCTCATCCTTGATCGCTACCTCGCCCTTGATTCGAGTAATAATAAGATTAATGTAGCACCACATCTTCGAGAGGACCATAAAAA GGCTTTGAGATTAACGCTCCAGGTATGGCTGGATGGTTATCCAGAGGACTTCCGAGTTCCCCCAGCTTTTGCCTGTCTGCATCAGCTGTGGGAGTTCACCAAGACTCATCTTCCTGACTCTGATCTACACATCAAGGTTGGCTATAAGCtggaaaagatgaagagagaagaagaaatgaaag GATCACCAATGCTAGAGAAGATTTTGTCATGTGAGGAAATGAGagtacactgctcttcaccaatgaGTAATGGAAATCACCAACCATATGAATTCCTTGACATACCAGAATCCACCTTTGCTCAGCAGCTAACTCGAATGGACACA GTCCTCTTCAAGGGTGTGATAGCTCATCAGTGCTTAGGTTCTGTATGGTCACGTAGGGATCGTGGTCGTGGAGACGCAGCAGCTACTGTAACAGCTACAATTGATCAATTTAATGCTGTTAGTTTTCGTGTCCAGTCTACCATCCTTGTTGATACAGAGCTCAAGCCATCTCAACGTGCCAGACTTATTGTCAAGTGGATTGATATTGCTCAG GAGTTGAGAATGCACAAGAACTTTTCCTCCTTGAAAGCAATCATCTCAGGTCTACAATCAAATCCAATTTATAGACTAAAAAAGACTTGGGGAGCAGTCATTAAAGATAAG GCGGAGCTATTTGAAGAGTTGGCAAGGATCTTCAGTGAAGAAAACAACCAGTTAAACCAGAGAGAGTTACTTATGAAGGAGGGAACTGCTAAGCATGCTCAGACTGCTCATGCAAATGACAGACATCTACCCAAAGCTCTTGAGAAATTAGCAATAAACCCATTG GCTACCAGTTATGGAACAATTCCATACCTTGGGACATTCCTGACCGATCTCACCATGATTGATACAGCTATTCAAGACACTGTTGCAAATGGCCTTATCAACTTTGACAAGAAACGTAAAGAATTTGAGGTCCTAGCACAG ATCCGGCTTCTTCAGGGTGCAGCAAATGCATATAAGATAGaaagagatgagatgtttgaaagGTGGTGGGATTCTGTGCTTGTGCTGGACGACAAGGAAGCTTGGAGGCTTTCTTGTCAAATTGAGCCCCAGGGATCTTCAGCTCAGTCATCAACAAGAGAAGGCAGGATAAGGAAAAGAGCACA ATTTGGACATAGAAAGAATGACAGCATTGCCAGTACCTCGAGTGGATCATCGAGTAGTCAGTTCCTCTTTGATAATGACTCTTTGACTAGCCCTGCCAGCCATAATGATAGCTGCTCTCTGGAAAGAAAG ATGTCAACATCCTCTAGTAGCTCATCACTGCCTTCACTAGATGTCTCAGTGCATTCAGGTGGTACCACTGCATCAGGTCGCACTCCAGAACGCATTTCTAATACTCTGCAACAACCACCAAAATCTTCACCATACATCACTCCTGATTTTTACATCATCAGAGTGTCGATTGAAAGTAGTGCACATGAAATTGAAG GTGTAAACCTCTACAAAAGTATCATGCTGAGCAACTCAGAAAGGACAGTGTCAGTTATTCGAAAAGCAatggaaaaacatggatttgaGGGTAATCCTGAAGACTACACATTGGCTCAGTTCCTTCCTGATGGTG AGATGCTGTTGCCTGCTTCTGCAAATGTGTATTATGCAATTAACACCCAGTATGACCTTAATTTTGTATTGAGAAGGCGAAGACATGGTGATGAAAACACAATTATTAGAAGAAATCCAGCTAAGGACCACAAAGTTCGTAAAAAGCTCCTGGTCACGTAG
- the Rgl gene encoding ral guanine nucleotide dissociation stimulator-like 1 isoform X3 produces the protein MVVLLQRRDAIRRSPFEEAPTWRLWGEEKCEGAIYTVYLKKVRYHHPSRSITQESDDDEISHLEWETVRVRFLKAGTLEKLIESLASDTGELESTFVNVFLATYRTFSSTKQVLNLILDRYLALDSSNNKINVAPHLREDHKKALRLTLQVWLDGYPEDFRVPPAFACLHQLWEFTKTHLPDSDLHIKVGYKLEKMKREEEMKGSPMLEKILSCEEMRVHCSSPMSNGNHQPYEFLDIPESTFAQQLTRMDTVLFKGVIAHQCLGSVWSRRDRGRGDAAATVTATIDQFNAVSFRVQSTILVDTELKPSQRARLIVKWIDIAQELRMHKNFSSLKAIISGLQSNPIYRLKKTWGAVIKDKAELFEELARIFSEENNQLNQRELLMKEGTAKHAQTAHANDRHLPKALEKLAINPLATSYGTIPYLGTFLTDLTMIDTAIQDTVANGLINFDKKRKEFEVLAQIRLLQGAANAYKIERDEMFERWWDSVLVLDDKEAWRLSCQIEPQGSSAQSSTREGRIRKRAQFGHRKNDSIASTSSGSSSSQFLFDNDSLTSPASHNDSCSLERKMSTSSSSSSLPSLDVSVHSGGTTASGRTPERISNTLQQPPKSSPYITPDFYIIRVSIESSAHEIEGVNLYKSIMLSNSERTVSVIRKAMEKHGFEGNPEDYTLAQFLPDGEMLLPASANVYYAINTQYDLNFVLRRRRHGDENTIIRRNPAKDHKVRKKLLVT, from the exons GCGCCGACGTGGCGACTATGGGGCGAGGAAAAATGCGAAGGCGCCATCTACACCGTGTACTTGAAGAAGGTCCGCTACCACCACCCCTCAAGGAGTATAACACAG GAGTCTGACGATGATGAAATCTCTCACCTAGAATGGGAAACAGTACGGGTGCGGTTCCTCAAGGCTGGGACTCTTGAAAAATTGATAGAATCCTTAGCATCTGACACGGGGGAACTCGAGTCTACCTTTGTTAATGTGTTCCTCGCTACATACCGCACTTTCTCCTCTACTAAACAAGTCTTAAATCTCATCCTTGATCGCTACCTCGCCCTTGATTCGAGTAATAATAAGATTAATGTAGCACCACATCTTCGAGAGGACCATAAAAA GGCTTTGAGATTAACGCTCCAGGTATGGCTGGATGGTTATCCAGAGGACTTCCGAGTTCCCCCAGCTTTTGCCTGTCTGCATCAGCTGTGGGAGTTCACCAAGACTCATCTTCCTGACTCTGATCTACACATCAAGGTTGGCTATAAGCtggaaaagatgaagagagaagaagaaatgaaag GATCACCAATGCTAGAGAAGATTTTGTCATGTGAGGAAATGAGagtacactgctcttcaccaatgaGTAATGGAAATCACCAACCATATGAATTCCTTGACATACCAGAATCCACCTTTGCTCAGCAGCTAACTCGAATGGACACA GTCCTCTTCAAGGGTGTGATAGCTCATCAGTGCTTAGGTTCTGTATGGTCACGTAGGGATCGTGGTCGTGGAGACGCAGCAGCTACTGTAACAGCTACAATTGATCAATTTAATGCTGTTAGTTTTCGTGTCCAGTCTACCATCCTTGTTGATACAGAGCTCAAGCCATCTCAACGTGCCAGACTTATTGTCAAGTGGATTGATATTGCTCAG GAGTTGAGAATGCACAAGAACTTTTCCTCCTTGAAAGCAATCATCTCAGGTCTACAATCAAATCCAATTTATAGACTAAAAAAGACTTGGGGAGCAGTCATTAAAGATAAG GCGGAGCTATTTGAAGAGTTGGCAAGGATCTTCAGTGAAGAAAACAACCAGTTAAACCAGAGAGAGTTACTTATGAAGGAGGGAACTGCTAAGCATGCTCAGACTGCTCATGCAAATGACAGACATCTACCCAAAGCTCTTGAGAAATTAGCAATAAACCCATTG GCTACCAGTTATGGAACAATTCCATACCTTGGGACATTCCTGACCGATCTCACCATGATTGATACAGCTATTCAAGACACTGTTGCAAATGGCCTTATCAACTTTGACAAGAAACGTAAAGAATTTGAGGTCCTAGCACAG ATCCGGCTTCTTCAGGGTGCAGCAAATGCATATAAGATAGaaagagatgagatgtttgaaagGTGGTGGGATTCTGTGCTTGTGCTGGACGACAAGGAAGCTTGGAGGCTTTCTTGTCAAATTGAGCCCCAGGGATCTTCAGCTCAGTCATCAACAAGAGAAGGCAGGATAAGGAAAAGAGCACA ATTTGGACATAGAAAGAATGACAGCATTGCCAGTACCTCGAGTGGATCATCGAGTAGTCAGTTCCTCTTTGATAATGACTCTTTGACTAGCCCTGCCAGCCATAATGATAGCTGCTCTCTGGAAAGAAAG ATGTCAACATCCTCTAGTAGCTCATCACTGCCTTCACTAGATGTCTCAGTGCATTCAGGTGGTACCACTGCATCAGGTCGCACTCCAGAACGCATTTCTAATACTCTGCAACAACCACCAAAATCTTCACCATACATCACTCCTGATTTTTACATCATCAGAGTGTCGATTGAAAGTAGTGCACATGAAATTGAAG GTGTAAACCTCTACAAAAGTATCATGCTGAGCAACTCAGAAAGGACAGTGTCAGTTATTCGAAAAGCAatggaaaaacatggatttgaGGGTAATCCTGAAGACTACACATTGGCTCAGTTCCTTCCTGATGGTG AGATGCTGTTGCCTGCTTCTGCAAATGTGTATTATGCAATTAACACCCAGTATGACCTTAATTTTGTATTGAGAAGGCGAAGACATGGTGATGAAAACACAATTATTAGAAGAAATCCAGCTAAGGACCACAAAGTTCGTAAAAAGCTCCTGGTCACGTAG
- the Rgl gene encoding ral guanine nucleotide dissociation stimulator-like 1 isoform X5, whose translation MRFTFDEAPTWRLWGEEKCEGAIYTVYLKKVRYHHPSRSITQESDDDEISHLEWETVRVRFLKAGTLEKLIESLASDTGELESTFVNVFLATYRTFSSTKQVLNLILDRYLALDSSNNKINVAPHLREDHKKALRLTLQVWLDGYPEDFRVPPAFACLHQLWEFTKTHLPDSDLHIKVGYKLEKMKREEEMKGSPMLEKILSCEEMRVHCSSPMSNGNHQPYEFLDIPESTFAQQLTRMDTVLFKGVIAHQCLGSVWSRRDRGRGDAAATVTATIDQFNAVSFRVQSTILVDTELKPSQRARLIVKWIDIAQELRMHKNFSSLKAIISGLQSNPIYRLKKTWGAVIKDKAELFEELARIFSEENNQLNQRELLMKEGTAKHAQTAHANDRHLPKALEKLAINPLATSYGTIPYLGTFLTDLTMIDTAIQDTVANGLINFDKKRKEFEVLAQIRLLQGAANAYKIERDEMFERWWDSVLVLDDKEAWRLSCQIEPQGSSAQSSTREGRIRKRAQFGHRKNDSIASTSSGSSSSQFLFDNDSLTSPASHNDSCSLERKMSTSSSSSSLPSLDVSVHSGGTTASGRTPERISNTLQQPPKSSPYITPDFYIIRVSIESSAHEIEGVNLYKSIMLSNSERTVSVIRKAMEKHGFEGNPEDYTLAQFLPDGEMLLPASANVYYAINTQYDLNFVLRRRRHGDENTIIRRNPAKDHKVRKKLLVT comes from the exons GCGCCGACGTGGCGACTATGGGGCGAGGAAAAATGCGAAGGCGCCATCTACACCGTGTACTTGAAGAAGGTCCGCTACCACCACCCCTCAAGGAGTATAACACAG GAGTCTGACGATGATGAAATCTCTCACCTAGAATGGGAAACAGTACGGGTGCGGTTCCTCAAGGCTGGGACTCTTGAAAAATTGATAGAATCCTTAGCATCTGACACGGGGGAACTCGAGTCTACCTTTGTTAATGTGTTCCTCGCTACATACCGCACTTTCTCCTCTACTAAACAAGTCTTAAATCTCATCCTTGATCGCTACCTCGCCCTTGATTCGAGTAATAATAAGATTAATGTAGCACCACATCTTCGAGAGGACCATAAAAA GGCTTTGAGATTAACGCTCCAGGTATGGCTGGATGGTTATCCAGAGGACTTCCGAGTTCCCCCAGCTTTTGCCTGTCTGCATCAGCTGTGGGAGTTCACCAAGACTCATCTTCCTGACTCTGATCTACACATCAAGGTTGGCTATAAGCtggaaaagatgaagagagaagaagaaatgaaag GATCACCAATGCTAGAGAAGATTTTGTCATGTGAGGAAATGAGagtacactgctcttcaccaatgaGTAATGGAAATCACCAACCATATGAATTCCTTGACATACCAGAATCCACCTTTGCTCAGCAGCTAACTCGAATGGACACA GTCCTCTTCAAGGGTGTGATAGCTCATCAGTGCTTAGGTTCTGTATGGTCACGTAGGGATCGTGGTCGTGGAGACGCAGCAGCTACTGTAACAGCTACAATTGATCAATTTAATGCTGTTAGTTTTCGTGTCCAGTCTACCATCCTTGTTGATACAGAGCTCAAGCCATCTCAACGTGCCAGACTTATTGTCAAGTGGATTGATATTGCTCAG GAGTTGAGAATGCACAAGAACTTTTCCTCCTTGAAAGCAATCATCTCAGGTCTACAATCAAATCCAATTTATAGACTAAAAAAGACTTGGGGAGCAGTCATTAAAGATAAG GCGGAGCTATTTGAAGAGTTGGCAAGGATCTTCAGTGAAGAAAACAACCAGTTAAACCAGAGAGAGTTACTTATGAAGGAGGGAACTGCTAAGCATGCTCAGACTGCTCATGCAAATGACAGACATCTACCCAAAGCTCTTGAGAAATTAGCAATAAACCCATTG GCTACCAGTTATGGAACAATTCCATACCTTGGGACATTCCTGACCGATCTCACCATGATTGATACAGCTATTCAAGACACTGTTGCAAATGGCCTTATCAACTTTGACAAGAAACGTAAAGAATTTGAGGTCCTAGCACAG ATCCGGCTTCTTCAGGGTGCAGCAAATGCATATAAGATAGaaagagatgagatgtttgaaagGTGGTGGGATTCTGTGCTTGTGCTGGACGACAAGGAAGCTTGGAGGCTTTCTTGTCAAATTGAGCCCCAGGGATCTTCAGCTCAGTCATCAACAAGAGAAGGCAGGATAAGGAAAAGAGCACA ATTTGGACATAGAAAGAATGACAGCATTGCCAGTACCTCGAGTGGATCATCGAGTAGTCAGTTCCTCTTTGATAATGACTCTTTGACTAGCCCTGCCAGCCATAATGATAGCTGCTCTCTGGAAAGAAAG ATGTCAACATCCTCTAGTAGCTCATCACTGCCTTCACTAGATGTCTCAGTGCATTCAGGTGGTACCACTGCATCAGGTCGCACTCCAGAACGCATTTCTAATACTCTGCAACAACCACCAAAATCTTCACCATACATCACTCCTGATTTTTACATCATCAGAGTGTCGATTGAAAGTAGTGCACATGAAATTGAAG GTGTAAACCTCTACAAAAGTATCATGCTGAGCAACTCAGAAAGGACAGTGTCAGTTATTCGAAAAGCAatggaaaaacatggatttgaGGGTAATCCTGAAGACTACACATTGGCTCAGTTCCTTCCTGATGGTG AGATGCTGTTGCCTGCTTCTGCAAATGTGTATTATGCAATTAACACCCAGTATGACCTTAATTTTGTATTGAGAAGGCGAAGACATGGTGATGAAAACACAATTATTAGAAGAAATCCAGCTAAGGACCACAAAGTTCGTAAAAAGCTCCTGGTCACGTAG
- the Rgl gene encoding ral guanine nucleotide dissociation stimulator-like 1 isoform X2, whose amino-acid sequence MVIIEGRVRLLVHIFAAGALLVSRYHHYLLNSTASFTPSQHIHRPAPTWRLWGEEKCEGAIYTVYLKKVRYHHPSRSITQESDDDEISHLEWETVRVRFLKAGTLEKLIESLASDTGELESTFVNVFLATYRTFSSTKQVLNLILDRYLALDSSNNKINVAPHLREDHKKALRLTLQVWLDGYPEDFRVPPAFACLHQLWEFTKTHLPDSDLHIKVGYKLEKMKREEEMKGSPMLEKILSCEEMRVHCSSPMSNGNHQPYEFLDIPESTFAQQLTRMDTVLFKGVIAHQCLGSVWSRRDRGRGDAAATVTATIDQFNAVSFRVQSTILVDTELKPSQRARLIVKWIDIAQELRMHKNFSSLKAIISGLQSNPIYRLKKTWGAVIKDKAELFEELARIFSEENNQLNQRELLMKEGTAKHAQTAHANDRHLPKALEKLAINPLATSYGTIPYLGTFLTDLTMIDTAIQDTVANGLINFDKKRKEFEVLAQIRLLQGAANAYKIERDEMFERWWDSVLVLDDKEAWRLSCQIEPQGSSAQSSTREGRIRKRAQFGHRKNDSIASTSSGSSSSQFLFDNDSLTSPASHNDSCSLERKMSTSSSSSSLPSLDVSVHSGGTTASGRTPERISNTLQQPPKSSPYITPDFYIIRVSIESSAHEIEGVNLYKSIMLSNSERTVSVIRKAMEKHGFEGNPEDYTLAQFLPDGEMLLPASANVYYAINTQYDLNFVLRRRRHGDENTIIRRNPAKDHKVRKKLLVT is encoded by the exons GCGCCGACGTGGCGACTATGGGGCGAGGAAAAATGCGAAGGCGCCATCTACACCGTGTACTTGAAGAAGGTCCGCTACCACCACCCCTCAAGGAGTATAACACAG GAGTCTGACGATGATGAAATCTCTCACCTAGAATGGGAAACAGTACGGGTGCGGTTCCTCAAGGCTGGGACTCTTGAAAAATTGATAGAATCCTTAGCATCTGACACGGGGGAACTCGAGTCTACCTTTGTTAATGTGTTCCTCGCTACATACCGCACTTTCTCCTCTACTAAACAAGTCTTAAATCTCATCCTTGATCGCTACCTCGCCCTTGATTCGAGTAATAATAAGATTAATGTAGCACCACATCTTCGAGAGGACCATAAAAA GGCTTTGAGATTAACGCTCCAGGTATGGCTGGATGGTTATCCAGAGGACTTCCGAGTTCCCCCAGCTTTTGCCTGTCTGCATCAGCTGTGGGAGTTCACCAAGACTCATCTTCCTGACTCTGATCTACACATCAAGGTTGGCTATAAGCtggaaaagatgaagagagaagaagaaatgaaag GATCACCAATGCTAGAGAAGATTTTGTCATGTGAGGAAATGAGagtacactgctcttcaccaatgaGTAATGGAAATCACCAACCATATGAATTCCTTGACATACCAGAATCCACCTTTGCTCAGCAGCTAACTCGAATGGACACA GTCCTCTTCAAGGGTGTGATAGCTCATCAGTGCTTAGGTTCTGTATGGTCACGTAGGGATCGTGGTCGTGGAGACGCAGCAGCTACTGTAACAGCTACAATTGATCAATTTAATGCTGTTAGTTTTCGTGTCCAGTCTACCATCCTTGTTGATACAGAGCTCAAGCCATCTCAACGTGCCAGACTTATTGTCAAGTGGATTGATATTGCTCAG GAGTTGAGAATGCACAAGAACTTTTCCTCCTTGAAAGCAATCATCTCAGGTCTACAATCAAATCCAATTTATAGACTAAAAAAGACTTGGGGAGCAGTCATTAAAGATAAG GCGGAGCTATTTGAAGAGTTGGCAAGGATCTTCAGTGAAGAAAACAACCAGTTAAACCAGAGAGAGTTACTTATGAAGGAGGGAACTGCTAAGCATGCTCAGACTGCTCATGCAAATGACAGACATCTACCCAAAGCTCTTGAGAAATTAGCAATAAACCCATTG GCTACCAGTTATGGAACAATTCCATACCTTGGGACATTCCTGACCGATCTCACCATGATTGATACAGCTATTCAAGACACTGTTGCAAATGGCCTTATCAACTTTGACAAGAAACGTAAAGAATTTGAGGTCCTAGCACAG ATCCGGCTTCTTCAGGGTGCAGCAAATGCATATAAGATAGaaagagatgagatgtttgaaagGTGGTGGGATTCTGTGCTTGTGCTGGACGACAAGGAAGCTTGGAGGCTTTCTTGTCAAATTGAGCCCCAGGGATCTTCAGCTCAGTCATCAACAAGAGAAGGCAGGATAAGGAAAAGAGCACA ATTTGGACATAGAAAGAATGACAGCATTGCCAGTACCTCGAGTGGATCATCGAGTAGTCAGTTCCTCTTTGATAATGACTCTTTGACTAGCCCTGCCAGCCATAATGATAGCTGCTCTCTGGAAAGAAAG ATGTCAACATCCTCTAGTAGCTCATCACTGCCTTCACTAGATGTCTCAGTGCATTCAGGTGGTACCACTGCATCAGGTCGCACTCCAGAACGCATTTCTAATACTCTGCAACAACCACCAAAATCTTCACCATACATCACTCCTGATTTTTACATCATCAGAGTGTCGATTGAAAGTAGTGCACATGAAATTGAAG GTGTAAACCTCTACAAAAGTATCATGCTGAGCAACTCAGAAAGGACAGTGTCAGTTATTCGAAAAGCAatggaaaaacatggatttgaGGGTAATCCTGAAGACTACACATTGGCTCAGTTCCTTCCTGATGGTG AGATGCTGTTGCCTGCTTCTGCAAATGTGTATTATGCAATTAACACCCAGTATGACCTTAATTTTGTATTGAGAAGGCGAAGACATGGTGATGAAAACACAATTATTAGAAGAAATCCAGCTAAGGACCACAAAGTTCGTAAAAAGCTCCTGGTCACGTAG
- the Rgl gene encoding ral guanine nucleotide dissociation stimulator-like 1 isoform X7, whose amino-acid sequence MTTEAPTWRLWGEEKCEGAIYTVYLKKVRYHHPSRSITQESDDDEISHLEWETVRVRFLKAGTLEKLIESLASDTGELESTFVNVFLATYRTFSSTKQVLNLILDRYLALDSSNNKINVAPHLREDHKKALRLTLQVWLDGYPEDFRVPPAFACLHQLWEFTKTHLPDSDLHIKVGYKLEKMKREEEMKGSPMLEKILSCEEMRVHCSSPMSNGNHQPYEFLDIPESTFAQQLTRMDTVLFKGVIAHQCLGSVWSRRDRGRGDAAATVTATIDQFNAVSFRVQSTILVDTELKPSQRARLIVKWIDIAQELRMHKNFSSLKAIISGLQSNPIYRLKKTWGAVIKDKAELFEELARIFSEENNQLNQRELLMKEGTAKHAQTAHANDRHLPKALEKLAINPLATSYGTIPYLGTFLTDLTMIDTAIQDTVANGLINFDKKRKEFEVLAQIRLLQGAANAYKIERDEMFERWWDSVLVLDDKEAWRLSCQIEPQGSSAQSSTREGRIRKRAQFGHRKNDSIASTSSGSSSSQFLFDNDSLTSPASHNDSCSLERKMSTSSSSSSLPSLDVSVHSGGTTASGRTPERISNTLQQPPKSSPYITPDFYIIRVSIESSAHEIEGVNLYKSIMLSNSERTVSVIRKAMEKHGFEGNPEDYTLAQFLPDGEMLLPASANVYYAINTQYDLNFVLRRRRHGDENTIIRRNPAKDHKVRKKLLVT is encoded by the exons GCGCCGACGTGGCGACTATGGGGCGAGGAAAAATGCGAAGGCGCCATCTACACCGTGTACTTGAAGAAGGTCCGCTACCACCACCCCTCAAGGAGTATAACACAG GAGTCTGACGATGATGAAATCTCTCACCTAGAATGGGAAACAGTACGGGTGCGGTTCCTCAAGGCTGGGACTCTTGAAAAATTGATAGAATCCTTAGCATCTGACACGGGGGAACTCGAGTCTACCTTTGTTAATGTGTTCCTCGCTACATACCGCACTTTCTCCTCTACTAAACAAGTCTTAAATCTCATCCTTGATCGCTACCTCGCCCTTGATTCGAGTAATAATAAGATTAATGTAGCACCACATCTTCGAGAGGACCATAAAAA GGCTTTGAGATTAACGCTCCAGGTATGGCTGGATGGTTATCCAGAGGACTTCCGAGTTCCCCCAGCTTTTGCCTGTCTGCATCAGCTGTGGGAGTTCACCAAGACTCATCTTCCTGACTCTGATCTACACATCAAGGTTGGCTATAAGCtggaaaagatgaagagagaagaagaaatgaaag GATCACCAATGCTAGAGAAGATTTTGTCATGTGAGGAAATGAGagtacactgctcttcaccaatgaGTAATGGAAATCACCAACCATATGAATTCCTTGACATACCAGAATCCACCTTTGCTCAGCAGCTAACTCGAATGGACACA GTCCTCTTCAAGGGTGTGATAGCTCATCAGTGCTTAGGTTCTGTATGGTCACGTAGGGATCGTGGTCGTGGAGACGCAGCAGCTACTGTAACAGCTACAATTGATCAATTTAATGCTGTTAGTTTTCGTGTCCAGTCTACCATCCTTGTTGATACAGAGCTCAAGCCATCTCAACGTGCCAGACTTATTGTCAAGTGGATTGATATTGCTCAG GAGTTGAGAATGCACAAGAACTTTTCCTCCTTGAAAGCAATCATCTCAGGTCTACAATCAAATCCAATTTATAGACTAAAAAAGACTTGGGGAGCAGTCATTAAAGATAAG GCGGAGCTATTTGAAGAGTTGGCAAGGATCTTCAGTGAAGAAAACAACCAGTTAAACCAGAGAGAGTTACTTATGAAGGAGGGAACTGCTAAGCATGCTCAGACTGCTCATGCAAATGACAGACATCTACCCAAAGCTCTTGAGAAATTAGCAATAAACCCATTG GCTACCAGTTATGGAACAATTCCATACCTTGGGACATTCCTGACCGATCTCACCATGATTGATACAGCTATTCAAGACACTGTTGCAAATGGCCTTATCAACTTTGACAAGAAACGTAAAGAATTTGAGGTCCTAGCACAG ATCCGGCTTCTTCAGGGTGCAGCAAATGCATATAAGATAGaaagagatgagatgtttgaaagGTGGTGGGATTCTGTGCTTGTGCTGGACGACAAGGAAGCTTGGAGGCTTTCTTGTCAAATTGAGCCCCAGGGATCTTCAGCTCAGTCATCAACAAGAGAAGGCAGGATAAGGAAAAGAGCACA ATTTGGACATAGAAAGAATGACAGCATTGCCAGTACCTCGAGTGGATCATCGAGTAGTCAGTTCCTCTTTGATAATGACTCTTTGACTAGCCCTGCCAGCCATAATGATAGCTGCTCTCTGGAAAGAAAG ATGTCAACATCCTCTAGTAGCTCATCACTGCCTTCACTAGATGTCTCAGTGCATTCAGGTGGTACCACTGCATCAGGTCGCACTCCAGAACGCATTTCTAATACTCTGCAACAACCACCAAAATCTTCACCATACATCACTCCTGATTTTTACATCATCAGAGTGTCGATTGAAAGTAGTGCACATGAAATTGAAG GTGTAAACCTCTACAAAAGTATCATGCTGAGCAACTCAGAAAGGACAGTGTCAGTTATTCGAAAAGCAatggaaaaacatggatttgaGGGTAATCCTGAAGACTACACATTGGCTCAGTTCCTTCCTGATGGTG AGATGCTGTTGCCTGCTTCTGCAAATGTGTATTATGCAATTAACACCCAGTATGACCTTAATTTTGTATTGAGAAGGCGAAGACATGGTGATGAAAACACAATTATTAGAAGAAATCCAGCTAAGGACCACAAAGTTCGTAAAAAGCTCCTGGTCACGTAG